In a genomic window of Myxococcales bacterium:
- a CDS encoding sigma-54-dependent Fis family transcriptional regulator: MSADPDSNAHDAGPQPARILVVEDNDALREAIVMALGEQWSSVIEVSDGQSAIEMIADSEPFDVVLCDLRLPGPDGTQIQRATQQRDSRTAFVLMTAFATVDNAIAAIQRGAFDFIQKPFDLEELELRVRRAVEHGRLLEEVSELRCQVSGVRDDFIVANSEAMRSAVATAKRVAGIRSTVLLTGETGTGKEVIAGLIHAHSSRAARPFIKVNCAALPETLLESELFGHERGAFTGADHQRAGRFEQANGGTLLLDEIAETSPATQAKLLRVLQDQEFYRLGGTAVQRTSARIIAATNRDLDQALRDGSLREDLYYRINVIEIHLQPLRERREDIKALAERYRKRFSLELGRLCTGFTDAAISRMESYSWPGNVRELRNAVERAVLLSDGTQIDVADIHLESPRHHRGDAEWEIKLPPNGVSLHTVERALVLAALRRTGFVQKDAAQLIGVSKRKLNYMIQRMELVHPSWRRNRAIPDSGRAIKRRDEPLN, translated from the coding sequence GTGAGCGCCGACCCGGACTCCAACGCGCACGACGCGGGTCCTCAGCCCGCTCGTATTCTCGTGGTCGAGGACAACGATGCGCTGCGTGAGGCCATCGTGATGGCCCTCGGAGAACAGTGGTCCAGTGTGATCGAAGTGTCGGATGGGCAGTCCGCAATCGAGATGATCGCGGACAGCGAGCCCTTTGACGTCGTTCTCTGCGATCTGCGACTGCCCGGGCCGGATGGAACGCAGATCCAGCGCGCAACACAACAACGCGACTCCCGTACCGCTTTTGTGTTGATGACCGCATTCGCGACCGTGGACAACGCGATCGCGGCGATCCAGCGGGGTGCCTTCGACTTCATTCAAAAGCCCTTTGATCTCGAAGAACTCGAATTGCGTGTGCGGCGGGCTGTCGAACACGGACGGCTGTTGGAGGAAGTCTCCGAACTGCGCTGCCAGGTGTCGGGGGTGCGAGACGATTTTATCGTCGCCAACAGCGAGGCGATGCGCAGTGCGGTGGCGACCGCAAAGCGAGTCGCCGGAATTCGTTCGACGGTTCTTCTTACCGGTGAGACGGGAACGGGCAAAGAGGTGATCGCGGGTCTGATCCACGCTCATTCATCGCGTGCTGCGAGACCCTTTATCAAGGTCAATTGTGCTGCACTCCCCGAGACGCTCCTCGAGTCGGAGCTGTTCGGCCACGAACGCGGCGCCTTTACCGGGGCGGACCACCAGCGAGCGGGTCGCTTCGAGCAGGCCAACGGCGGAACCTTGTTGTTGGATGAGATCGCCGAGACGTCCCCGGCCACCCAGGCCAAATTGCTGCGGGTGCTTCAAGACCAGGAGTTCTACCGACTCGGCGGAACCGCGGTTCAAAGGACCAGCGCGCGCATCATTGCGGCGACCAACCGCGATCTGGATCAAGCGCTGCGCGACGGTTCTCTGCGTGAAGATCTCTACTACAGGATCAACGTGATCGAGATTCATCTCCAGCCCCTGCGCGAGCGGCGCGAAGACATCAAGGCCCTGGCCGAACGCTACAGGAAACGTTTCTCTCTCGAGCTCGGGAGGCTGTGTACCGGATTCACGGACGCCGCGATTTCGCGCATGGAGTCCTATTCGTGGCCCGGTAATGTGCGCGAACTGCGCAACGCCGTCGAACGCGCGGTGCTCCTTTCTGACGGAACGCAGATCGACGTCGCAGACATTCACCTCGAGAGCCCCAGGCACCACCGCGGTGATGCCGAGTGGGAAATCAAATTGCCGCCCAATGGTGTTTCCTTGCACACGGTAGAGCGTGCGCTGGTACTGGCGGCTCTACGTCGCACGGGATTCGTTCAGAAGGACGCAGCCCAGTTGATTGGCGTGAGCAAACGCAAGCTCAACTACATGATTCAGCGCATGGAGCTCGTGCATCCTAGCTGGCGCCGCAACCGAGCGATTCCAGATTCGGGCCGGGCAATAAAGCGCAGGGACGAACCGTTGAATTGA